A region of Etheostoma cragini isolate CJK2018 chromosome 2, CSU_Ecrag_1.0, whole genome shotgun sequence DNA encodes the following proteins:
- the LOC117958893 gene encoding lysyl oxidase homolog 4-like — MLCLGSLSTLLLLLLLYPPPVSAQEVLIRLAGVGRRNANEGRVEVFYNGAWGTVCDDEVDLNMANVVCRQLGFQRGLTWAHSAKFGEGQGLIWLDNVRCTGTELSIANCRSNGWGINDCTHAEDLGVICSPERRPGSPTVTVEEAPSSSRHQPGQRNPPQSVPPPAHISSSSARGHEIALHRNPTSSRRSIISPQENGHEIQILRRNRGGSRASPQVSPALPQGHQLLSRLANSAAYGQRQDTARSSPQSERRETEGQSNRQSRPQAERRSDRHQQLSGNHVEPESNVELETDVHYTQGSDRVHLEEARLRPVLSSNHGGLVTEGVLEVKHAGRWRHVCNQGWDLSSSRVVCGMLGFPAAEVFDQNAYRKLWDSKLADPSSRLRTQISKKAYWVEKVQCQGREVSLSQCQAQLSLPRSDVPCHGGMHAVVRCVPGSQFTRYGRAPAPPAVTPIVRLKAGPRLGEGRVEVLREGKWGTVCDHLWDMAAASVVCRELGFGTAKEALTKAHLGQGTGPIHMNSVQCTGREKSITECTYRQVPLYSCKHNQDVAVRCNVPNTGMQATVRLAGGREPSEGRVEVLMEVGGVRRWGSICSENWGINEAMVVCRQLGLGFASSAHQETWYWPGSSDAGEVVLSGTHCIGTEMSIQQCRRNTNVYCPRGGDGRAAGVTCVETAPDLVLDAQLVQETAYLEDRPLHLLSCANEENCLSSSAARMNWPYGHRRLLRFSSRIMNMGRADFRPRATRESWTWHQCHRHYHSIEVFTHYDLLTLNGTKVAEGHKASFCLEDTYCPEGIHKRYACYNMGQQGISVGCWDTYRHDIDCQWIDITDIRPGEYIFQVEVNPSLDMAESDFQNNVMRCRCKYDGERVYMFGCHAGDAYSAEVEDLFDHQRQISNNFL; from the exons ATGCTGTGCCTCGGCTCCCTGTCCACACTCCTCCTCCTGCTTCTTCTCTACCCCCCTCCGGTGTCTGCCCAGGAGGTGCTTATACGTCTGGCAGGCGTAGGCCGTCGCAATGCCAACGAAGGACGTGTAGAGGTTTTCTACAATGGCGCATGGGGCACAGTGTGTGATGACGAGGTAGATCTTAATATGGCCAATGTGGTGTGCCGTCAGCTGGGCTTCCAACGCGGCTTGACCTGGGCACACAGTGCCAAGTTTGGCGAGGGTCAAG GTTTGATCTGGTTGGACAATGTGCGCTGTACGGGCACAGAGCTCTCCATTGCTAACTGTCGCTCTAATGGTTGGGGAATCAATGACTGCACCCACGCTGAGGACCTGGGGGTCATTTGCAGCCCAGAAAGAAGACCTGGCTCCCCCACTGTCACCGTGGAGGAGGCTCCTTCATCCTCGAGGCACCAGCCAGGACAGAGAAACCCACCACAGTCTGTTCCACCCCCAGCCCACATCTCCTCATCTTCTGCAAGAGGCCATGAGATCGCCCTCCATCGTAACCCAACTTCTTCCCGTCGCAGCATCATCTCCCCGCAAGAAAATGGCCATGAGATCCAGATCTTGCGACGGAATCGAGGCGGTTCAAGAGCAAGCCCGCAGGTCAGCCCAGCTCTGCCACAAGGGCACCAGCTACTTTCCCGTCTGGCAAACAGCGCCGCATACGGGCAGAGACAAGACACAGCAAGGAGCAGTCCACAATCCGAGAGacgagagacagagggacagtcAAACAGGCAGTCCCGACCACAGGCTGAGCGTAGGAGTGACAGGCATCAGCAGCTCAGTGGGAACCATGTTGAACCAGAGTCTAATGTGGAACTTGAGACTGATGTGCACTACACACAG GGGTCTGATAGGGTTCACTTAGAAGAGGCTCGACTACGGCCTGTGCTGTCCAGCAACCATGGCGGTCTGGTGACGGAGGGAGTGCTGGAAGTGAAGCATGCTGGGAGGTGGCGTCATGTGTGTAACCAAGGCTGGGACCTCAGCAGCAGCCGTGTCGTCTGTGGCATGTTAGGATTCCCTGCTGCAGAAGTGTTTGACCAAAACGCCTACAG aaAACTGTGGGACTCCAAGTTAGCTGATCCATCCTCCAG GCTGAGGACGCAGATCAGTAAGAAGGCCTACTGGGTGGAGAAGGTGCAGTGTCAGGGCAGGGAGGTCTCTCTGTCACAGTGCCAGGCCCAGCTGTCCCTCCCCAGGAGTGATGTCCCGTGTCACGGTGGCATGCATGCTGTGGTCCGCTGTGTCCCTGGGTCCCAGTTCACACGTTACGGCAGAGCACCTGCACCGCCTGCCGTGACG cCAATTGTGCGTCTCAAGGCAGGGCCCAGGCTCGGGGAGGGCCGTGTTGAGGTGCTGAGGGAGGGAAAGTGGGGCACCGTGTGTGACCACCTGTGGGACATGGCTGCAGCCAGCGTGGTCTGCAGAGAGCTGGGCTTCGGGACGGCCAAAGAGGCGCTCACCAAAGCCCACCTGGGACAGG GTACTGGCCCCATCCACATGAACAGCGTGCAGTGTACAGGCAGGGAGAAGTCGATAACAGAGTGTACCTACAGACAGGTGCCGCTTTACAGCTGTAAACACAACCAGGATGTAGCGGTCCGCTGCAACGTTCCTAACACTGGCATGCAGGCCACG GTGCGTCTGGCAGGAGGCAGAGAACCATCAGAGGGCCGTGTGGAGGTGCTGATGGAGGTTGGAGGGGTGAGGCGTTGGGGCTCCATCTGCAGTGAGAACTGGGGCATCAACGAGGCCATGGTGGTCTGTCGACAGCTGGGTTTGGGTTTTGCTTCAAGTGCTCATCAG GAGACCTGGTACTGGCCTGGTTCTTCAGATGCTGGTGAGGTGGTTTTGAGTGGAACGCACTGCATCGGCACTGAGATGTCTATCCAGCAGTGTCGCAGAAACACAAATGTGtactgtcccagaggaggaGATGGCAGAGCTGCAGGAGTCACATGTGTAGAAA CTGCTCCAGACCTTGTCCTGGATGCTCAGCTCGTCCAGGAGACGGCCTACCTGGAGGACCGACCCCTCCACCTGCTGTCCTGTGCTAATGAGGAGAACTGCCTGTCTTCCTCCGCCGCCAGGATGAACTGGCCCTACGGACACCGCCGCCTGCTGCGCTTCTCCTCCCGTATCATGAACATGGGCCGCGCCGACTTCCGACCCCGAGCCACCAGAGAAAGTTGGACATGGCACCAGTGTCATAG GCACTACCACAGCATCGAAGTGTTCACCCACTATGACCTGCTGACGCTCAATGGGACCAAGGTGGCGGAGGGTCACAAGGCCAGCTTCTGTCTAGAGGACACCTACTGCCCTGAAG GTATCCATAAGCGGTATGCTTGCTACAACATGGGACAGCAGGGTATTTCAGTTGGCTGCTGGGACACCTACCGCCACGATATAGACTGCCAGTGGATCGACATTACAGACATACGACCTGGCGAATACATCTTCCAG GTGGAGGTCAACCCTTCCTTAGACATGGCCGAGTCTGATTTCCAAAACAACGTGATGCGCTGTCGGTGCAAGTATGATGGAGAACGAGTTTACATGTTTGGATGCCATGCAG gtGATGCTTACAGCGCTGAGGTGGAGGACTTGTTTGACCACCAACGTCAGATCTCCAACAATTTCCTGTGA